Part of the Actinomycetota bacterium genome is shown below.
TGCGATGCCACGGCCTTTTCAAAAGTTTGCCGGGATGTCGAGATCATCATACATCTTGCGGCCGTTTCATCAGTTGAGAAATCTATAATCGAACCGCTGGAAACACATAATATCAATACCGCAGGTATCATAAGTGTGATGGAAGCAGCGAGGGAAAACAAGACAAGACGGGTGGTTTTCTCCAGTTCAGCCGCCGTTTACGGGAATGATCCGGAGCTACCCAAAATAGAAACGTCACTGACCCGTCCCCAATCACCGTATGCGTGGCACAAACTGACAGGTGAGTTTTATGGAGGTTATTACCAGAACTCGTATGGAGTCGAGTTCCTGGCACTAAGATATTTCAACGTTTATGGCTCACGTCAGGATCCAGGCTCTCCATATTCCGGCGTTCTCTCGATCTTCAGTAGTCGTTGCCGAAACGGAGAACCGCTGACCATTTTCGGAAACGGGGAACAGTCGCGTGACTTCATACATGTCTCCGACATAGCAAAAATAAATCTGCTGGCAGCCAGCGCTGCTGGAAAGTTGCCCGGGATCATCAATGTATCTACTGGCCGGGAAACCAGAATAATCGATGTGGCCCGGATGATTCAATCAGCTTATGGAACTCAGAGTGAGCTCGTCTTTGAAGAGCAGCGCCCTGGCGATATCGACAGATCCTGGGCTTCAACGAATCTCCTGACCCAGACGTTCGGTTATGAGCCTGTCGTAGACATGAAAAAGGGATTGGCGGATCTGATCAGGAGTTAGAATATCGTACGGTCAGGCTCTAACTTGTGGGCCAGAGTTCAGGCGGGGTCCTGTCACGCCAGTCCGCAGCGAGCGCGTTTCCGATACCTTTCACAGTCCAGGCCCCGTTCTCCTGAAACAGGAGCGCATCCTTAGCTGCAGCGCCACTATTGTTCTCCAGCCCGATCAGTGCCCAGCCTGAGTTTATGTTTGGACCCCAAACCACATTCACACCGCTGCCGTCCCCCCACTCCCGGTCAAAAGCCGCCGTGGCGGCCATGGCCACCGCCTCCACCTGGGACTCGTCCACATTGGGCATGACCGGACCGCCGGCGACTGTGTTTCCACTACCGTTGCTGCCGGCGTTGCGAGCTGGCGCCGAAGTAGTGGTCTGTGCGATCGTGGCTGTTCTGGTTTCAGTGACGGTCACGCCATCAGTCCCGCCGCAGCCGGTGACTGTGCCCGCCGCCAGGATGCCGGCTGCCGATAAGACCGCTAACGTTTTTTCCCAGGGAAGATTCATGTGCCTCAAAGGATATCACCGTACAGTGGGGAGAGCTACGCCAGAGGTACCTCAGGGGAGAAGTAGAGGTTACCGCCGGCATCATGGGACGCAACATATGTGATCGAATGGAATGACGCGATCCCGGATGTCGCGCGGTAGACCACTGTCGCCTGGCGGCTGGCGCCCCGGTCGATGATTCCCAGATCCAGGGGTATCGGCGTCAGCAGCGCGACCCCGTTCGAGGTCAGGCTGGCGACTATGGCGCTGTCATAGGCGCGGCCGCCGGAGTTGGTGAATCCATAAGTGACGCTCAGCAGGCGCTGCTGGTAGTCGGCGTAACTGGCCCAGTTGACCGAGACCAGCGAAGTCTCGATAGCAGGTATCGGCGACGCTCCTTCCGTAAACCAGGAGGTCAAGACGACCTCGGCCGGCTTGTCCCTGACGGTATAGTCCGTATTCCCGGGGCCGGAGCTGTCAGCCGATACCATCCAGTCCCACCAGAAAACGCCTGCCAGCCAGGGTTTGTCACGAAGCACCCGGAACGCCGCGTCGTACGCCCTCGCCTGATTCTCGCCATCAAACGCAGCGGGCGAGTAGTCCCAGGGAGCGCGGGCGTTATAACTGCTGCTTCGATATCCGATCTCAGTGAAGATCACCGGCTTGTTCCATCGGGCCTGCCAGGCCTCGACGCGGCTGATCCAGTCGGCCTCACCGAACTCGCCACGATAGCCGGTCCAGCCGTTCATCAGCTCGGCGAGCGTCGGCCGGGCGCTGTCGCTCAGCGGAAAATATACGTCCAGGCCCAGGTAATCCAGCAGACCCTGGAAGCTGGCGTAACCATAATCGTTCATGCTGGCGGCGTAGGTTATCGGTCCGTGATAGACAGTCCTGACCTCGGCGATCAGGGCTTCCCAGTACGCGTAGTTCTCGGGGCCGCTGACCCCTGCGAGTTCGGTGCCGATGGCCAGCATCTCCACCTGGTTCGCCTCCGCGAGCCGGGCGTAACCGACCATCATCATCCGGTAATCGGCGAACCAGCGGTCCTTGTCCGCCGGCCGGATATCCACGCGGGTGGTGCCGTCCCTGACATCCACATGAGGCTTGAGCATCACTCCGAGACCACGAGCGTGCGCATCCTCGATAGCTTTCACCAGCGCGGCGTCGGTCGCCGTGCGGCCGCCAGCGCCATCCTCAGGTGAGATGCTGCTGGCATCTACCGAATCGATATACCAGGTCGGCACGACTGCCACCCAGTTGGCGCCGGTGGCGGCTATGCTGCCGAGCGAGTCAGAAGAAGCCGGAGTGAGATATTCGTCCTGGGACCAGGAGGGATAATTAAAACCGCGGAACGTCCAAGGCAACGGATCTCCGGAAGACTGGGCGAGAGCAGGAGAAGCAGGAGAAACAGCGACCGCCAGGAGGATGATCCCCACAAGGAACGCGGCTGCCGCTGCCCTTCTCATTGCCGTTACCCTGTCCCACCGCCCTGTGGCGACAGAGCCTGGGAGCGGCATCGCAGGTTACCGCACAGAAGTGAAAGCTCCCGCGATATCAGCAACACCGCTTGTAGATAAAATCTACTCATAGTGGAATCCCTATCCGGCCGGGCACACGTCAGACCCTGCTTTCTAGCCGGAAACCGCTCGCCAGCGGTGAGACTCTCTATAAGTAGTATCTGCCCGAATAAGCCGGGCTTTAACGATTATAATCCTGAGGTTTTAAATAGCTTCCTGAGCAGGAAGAAAGGGCTACCTGCAGAGCTCGATGTAACCGCGAGCCACTGTGGCCCAGGAAAAGTTACGCTCGGCGATACTGTGAAGTTTCTCCCGGAAACCCATCTCACGGGTAGGATTATTCTCAAGGATCGATATGACGCTGGCTGCCAGCGCCCTCGTCAATTCGACGCCCGGAGCCAGTTCCCGGAACACAGGCTCAGAAAATTCACCCGCGACAACATCCAGCGGCGTGCGTAGACCGGACTGGTAGGTAGCTACCGGCAAAGCCCCTGCCGCCAGCGCTTCGATGCTGACCAGGCCAAAAGCTTCGGGGAAGATGGACGGAGCCAGGGAGATATCCGCTGCCGCGAAGAGAGGCGCCAGCTGCTCGTGGGAAAGATGCCCGGTGAAGTGGATCCGGCGGCCGAGTTCCCGGGCGCCTTCGATATATGAAAGCTCATCACTTTCGCTGAATTCAGGTATCAGGGGGCCGAATTCCGGCACTGTCCTCAACTCCGGCTCGGATGCCGCCAGTTCGCGAGCCTTCACAATATCGCCGCTCCCCAGTGCCATGACCAGCTTCTCCAGCGCGGCCCGCATAGGACCTTCCCCGACAACGATCAGCTGGAAGCGCGACCGCTTTCCCAGAATCAGCGGCAGGGCGGCAATGACATGCTGAAGCCCCTTGGTCCATAGCAGCCGGCCGGCAAAAACAGCGACGTCGTCCAGCAGGGGATCGATAGCCGGCGATACGGTGCCCAGAGCGTCATCACGATCGTCAGCGGTAGTGAAAAGACGGGTATCGACTCCCGGAGGCAGGATAGTCGTCCTGTCTTCGATCTCGAGTCCGCATCGCCCGGCAAGTTCCAGCAGCTCGTCCCTGCTGCTCTCGCTGAGAGTGGCGATCGCCCCGGCTCCTCCGAGCGCTTCGACCATATAAGGCACCATCCGCGGATCGTGCTTCACAGTGAAATTCAGTTCGCTCCCGTGGATGGTGACGACATAGGGGATGCCGGCCTTACCATCGAGCGCCTTCTGCACCAGGAACGGCTGCAGAACTGCGTGGTTGGCAACAACGAAGTCGGGCGGCCAGAGATCGAAAGCCGCGGTCATCGCCTCGATATTCGCAGCGATATATGTCTCTATCCAGTCGTCAGGCGCATCCTGGATCGGGCGCGCCTCGAACGGCGGGAAAGGCCCGGCCACATAGGTAAGCAGCCTGCGGCCGATATCCGGACGGACCAGCCTGCAGCTGCCCTCGTGAAGCCGGCTGCGCTCAATGACGGCCTCCGGTTCGCGGTTGCCGCCCTTGAGATCATAGACATGATCGATGAACTGATATGCCTCGGAATGCTGTTCCTGGCATACCAGGGTGACCTCGTGTCCCTGGCGGGTGAATTCGTGCGCCAGTTCGCGGGTATAGATGGCGCTGCCGGAGTCGCCCAGGAAATATCCGTGGACGATTGCTATATGCATTCAGTGACCCTGCAAGCGCAAACTGGTTTACCGATGGCCGCTGGAGTTCTACCTGCCCTCGCCGAAGCGTGCGTCATCTGACCGGCTGCCTGATGATCGTCTTCAGTTTTTCCGGCGCCGAACGCCTGGGATCACCCATGTAGATCTCGTGATGCCTGCCGGTGAGCCTGAAACCGCTTTCCGCCGCAAATCCGTGTAGCGCCTGAATCGTCGGACCCTCGTCAGAGTATGGGCCGATATACATTATCTGTACAGCCTTGCCCTCCGCGAATTTTTTGAACTTCAACTCAGACAGTGCGGGAGGGTCCTTTTTCTCTCGCAGCTCAGCCCTCGCCCTGGTCACATCTGCAGAGGTGACTTCATCCGGCAGGGCGATCATGACCCGCCACTGCCATGAGTCCCGGGCGTTGATGTCGAACTCCCGGGTCCCCTTCATCCACCAGAGGCCTTCAAGCGGCATCACCTTGTAATCGTTCCTGCCATCCTTCTTCAGCATGAACTTGAGCGTATAGGCCATTCCATAGAGGGCGTTGCAGGCTTCCTGGAATCCCTGGCTTTCGGGGGCGCCGCTGCCATCCACCATGAGAAAGCTCATCTCCGGCACATCGACGATCGCGGGCTTCTTCGCTGAAGGCCTGTAGAGTTCCTTCAGCTCCCGGACAAGATCTATTTTGGCCACGACTGCCATATCTGGTTCCTCCCTCGTATTATTCACGAAAAATTACTTCGACAATAGTGCCATGTTCTTCCCGCTGAAGATTATTCTAACACCCGCCGTGGTATCCTCTTACACATGAACAAAGTGTTGGTCATCCAGCATATCGGGTGCGAGCCGCTCGGCCTTTTCGCCCTGGATACCGAAGGTCTCGCCGAGTTCATCTACGCGCGTCCATTCGAAGGCGAACCGGTCCCGCATTCCCTTGAAGGCTGGGACAACCTGATAATCCTCGGAGGCCCCATGGCCGTCTACGAACCGGAAGTCAATCCTTACCTGGAAGAAGAACTCGGGCTGATCCGGCAGGCGATCCGGGAAGACTTTCCCATGCTGGGTATCTGCCTGGGCTCACAACTGATCGCTGCCGCCAGCGGCGCCGCCGTATATCCGGGATCCCGAAGGGAAGCTGGCTGGGGCGAAGTCGTATTGTCCGAGGCGGCCAGGGATGACGCGCTGTTCGCAGGATTGTCCTCGCCGATGCCGGTGTTCCAGCTACACGGTGACACTTTCGACCTGCCGGACGGGGCTGTGAGGCTGGCCGCAAACGATCTCTATGCCAACCAGGCGTTCAGGATGGGTGAGAATATCTATGGCCTGCAGTTCCATGTGGAAGTCACTGCCAGCCTGGTGGAGGAATGGGCGGTCTTCTACAGGGATTACATCGCTGGGGCCGGCGTATCGCCCGGCAGCCTGCTGGAGGAGCTGGTGCCCCGGAGCGAATCCCTGCGGCCCATATCGTCACAGATCATCACGGGATTCCTGGGAAGAAGTCGAACCAGCTGAACCAGGCCGCCTGCATATTCCTGAAAAAAGATATCGGTTCCTGAATCGCACCCGCTCCGGCCCTTATTTCTTTACCATTCCATGGATGACCGTCAGGATCTCAGCAAGTGAGTACGGCTTGCGCATCAGACGATAGCCCCGCTCGACGATCAGCTTCTGATCCATAGCCTCGCTGTAGCCACTGGCAAGCAATACTTCCAGCTCCGGTTTCTGCGCCTTCAGCTGGTCGACCAGCCATACACCGTCATGACCTGGAAGTACGACATCGCTGAAGACCAGGTCGAATCGGCCTTCCTCCCGTTCATACAGATCCATGGCCGACTCGGCATCCGCGGCTTCGAAAACCAGGTACCCATGGTCGGCTAATGATTTGACGACCATCTTCCGGATATCATCGTCGTCCTCCACCAGCAGGATCCTCTCACCGCTGCCGGCTATCTCACCTATGAGGATTTCCTCTGGCTGCTCTTTAATGGGTGTCACATCTAGAGCCGGAAAGTAGATGTCGAACTCGGTGCCCGCGCCAGGCGTACTGTCGACATCGATCCAGCCACCGTGCTGGCTGATTATGCCGTAGACCACGGATAGCCCAAGGCCCGTACCCTTGCCGATCCCCTTGGTGCTGAAGAACGGTTCAAAGATACGCGATTTGACTTCTGCGTTCATGCCAACTCCACTGTCGGTTACAGAAAGTTGCACGAATTCCCGCGGACTCATGTCCGGCCTTGCCTTGACGAATCCCGGCTGGACAACAACATTCCTGGCTTTGATGGTAATGATGCCGCCGCCAGGCATGGCATCACGTGCGTTCACGGTAAGATTCATCAACACCTGTTCCAGGTGGCTGGTATCGGCACTGATTGTCCTGAGATCAGCGGCCAGGTCCGTCCTGATCTCATATTGCTCACCGATCAACCTGTCGAGCATCTTCAGCAGGTCATAGACGACCCGCTTGAGGTCCACAGGCTTCAGATTAAGGCTTTCCCTGCGGCTGAACAGCAACAGCTGCCGGGACAGGTTGGCCGCGCGATCGCTTGAGGCTTTTGCCTCCACCAGATTTTCCCTGGCCGGGCTGCCATCCGGCAGGTCCATGGCGGCCAGGTCGATATACCCGTGGATGGCCGTCAGGAAATTATTGAAGTCATGGGCGATTCCGCCCGCGAGCCGGCCGATACTCTCCATCTTCTGGGCCTGCATCAACTGCTGCTCCAGCTGACGGTGAGCCGTGAGATCTCGGATTATGCCCCTGAAAGACGTCACTTTACCATCATTGTCCCTGACCACACTGGCGGTGATCGATACTACGAGTGGTGTGCCGTCTTTTCGTTTCAGGTCGAGTTCGTAATTCTTCACGAAGCCCTGTTGCTTCAGCGTCTGCAGATAAATGTTGTGGTCACCCCGATCCGCGAAAAGCTCGCGATCGGAATCAAGAGCCAGCAGTTCCTCCCTTGATGAATATCCAAGCATCTCGACACCAGCGGGATTTATGTCCTCGATCTTTCCCGCAGACGTGACTATGATGATCCCGTCCTTGGACTCCTCGAAGAGCCGGTGGTATTTCTGCTCACTTCTGAAGATGGCTTCCTGCGACAGGACGCGCTCTGTAACATCGAGCAGCGTAAAGATTAGTGATGTGACCGTCCCGGCCTCGTCCATGATCGGTACCAGGCTCCAGTCCCAGTAGCTGACGCCTCGCTCGGGGTGCTCCTCATACTGGAATGGCTTCTCAGAAGTGAAGAACGGCTCACCAGTCTCGACGACCTTCCTGAAGATTGTTTCGTTCTCCTCATTAGGAAATAGGTCGAAATGATTTTTTCCGGTGTAAAAAGCCGGCTCTTTCCCGTCTGCTTGAGCATAGGCGCGATTTACTCTGATAAAGTTCAACTGCGCATCAAGCAAAGCGACCATCATGTGAGTATGATCGAATATCGTCTCCAGCAGCCGGTGGGCCTCGACCAGCTCCTCCTCCGACTTTTTTCGCCGGGTTATGTCGATGTAAACAGCCTGCAAAGCCGGCTTATCCTGGTACTCCGTGAGGCTGATCATCGAATCGGTCCAGATGATGCTGCCATCATTTTTGACAAACCTGATCTTGATGTCCGGCTCGACATCCCTGCCCTCGTATATATCCGTCATGTGCCGCATGACCTTCTTGCGGTCTTCCGGGTAAATATTCTTCTCGAGCTGTATAGGTGACATGGCAAGCAGCTCTTCAACCGTATATCCCGTGATTGCGGCCAATGCCCTGTTGGCGAATACCAGCTGCATCCCCTGGAAGATCGCGAGGCCCTGCAGCGAATTGTCGACCAGGGTCCAGTAGGCCTCTTCCGCGTGTTTTCGGCTGGTGATATCCCTGACAATGCCGTCGATTGCGACAAGAACACCGTCGGGATCAAAAACCGGGACATTCTGCTGCTCGGTCCAGATGGTCCTGCCATCCTTGCGGATCCAGCGGATAGTCAGCGGTGCCGTGATCTTTTCCGGAGAGCTGAATATCTCGTCGATGAGATGCAGATCATCAGGATGAACGATCTTTCTGCTGAGATCCGGGTCAGCATAGTGCTCTTCAGGGGTATAGCCTGTGATCCTGGTCGCTGACGGGCTCACGAATTCGAAGCCCGGCTCAGGCATGATCCGGTATCTGTATATCACATCCATGGCGTTTTCAGTCATCAGGCGCAGTCGCTCTTCGCTTTGCCGCAAGGCCTGCTCGGCTTTCACCCTCTCGGTCACATCAAAAATGATCCCGTCGATATAAAGCGGCTTGCCATCAGCTCCAAAAACAGGCGAGCCCTGTTCGATCAGATTTCGGATGTTGCCATCCCTGTGCCTGATGCGATATTCGATTGAAAAAGGCCTGTTCTCCGCCACTGCGTATCGCACCTCGACCGTGACCAGCTTCTGGTCTTCTTCAACGATAATCGGGTCGATGGAGCAGACGTCGCCCTCCTTCAGTTCTTCAGCCGTGTAACCGGTGATCTCTTTTGCCGCCCGATTGAAGAACTGCATGCGATTGTTCTCGCGGACGAAGACCCTGTAAACCATCCCGGGAAGGCTCTCAGCCAGCGTATGATATGCCAGCTCGCTGTCGCGAAGGGCCGCCTCGGCACGCTCCCTGTCCAGAAGGCTAGCCAGCAGGCGCTCCGTCTCGACATTTCCCTTCTGGCGGTCAGCTTCCAGAAACTCGTCTGGAGGTATGTAATAGAAATTCCTGCAGATATTGGTCCCGTAGATCACAAGCGGATGAGTACGGATCACATTGGCGATGATCTCCGGGTCGAAGCGGTTGCGATCGTACTGGCAGATGGCCAGACAGTCATTGTCGGGGAAAAAATAGTTGAGCCTGGACTCGTATTCGATCAGTCTCTCGGTGCCCGGCTCGCCGCCCAGCACCCAGGTCATCTCGCCCGTAGCCCTCAAAGCGCTGAAGCCGTCGGCTTTGGCTGCGGCGACAGCGTCCTTGAGAAAACCGATCATCCAGTCCGGATCGAAT
Proteins encoded:
- a CDS encoding NAD-dependent epimerase/dehydratase family protein translates to MKILITGGAGFIGSHTTELFVEDGHDVTVVDNFSSGSLSNLDSVLTRINIVDMDICDATAFSKVCRDVEIIIHLAAVSSVEKSIIEPLETHNINTAGIISVMEAARENKTRRVVFSSSAAVYGNDPELPKIETSLTRPQSPYAWHKLTGEFYGGYYQNSYGVEFLALRYFNVYGSRQDPGSPYSGVLSIFSSRCRNGEPLTIFGNGEQSRDFIHVSDIAKINLLAASAAGKLPGIINVSTGRETRIIDVARMIQSAYGTQSELVFEEQRPGDIDRSWASTNLLTQTFGYEPVVDMKKGLADLIRS
- a CDS encoding glycosyltransferase family 4 protein, with product MHIAIVHGYFLGDSGSAIYTRELAHEFTRQGHEVTLVCQEQHSEAYQFIDHVYDLKGGNREPEAVIERSRLHEGSCRLVRPDIGRRLLTYVAGPFPPFEARPIQDAPDDWIETYIAANIEAMTAAFDLWPPDFVVANHAVLQPFLVQKALDGKAGIPYVVTIHGSELNFTVKHDPRMVPYMVEALGGAGAIATLSESSRDELLELAGRCGLEIEDRTTILPPGVDTRLFTTADDRDDALGTVSPAIDPLLDDVAVFAGRLLWTKGLQHVIAALPLILGKRSRFQLIVVGEGPMRAALEKLVMALGSGDIVKARELAASEPELRTVPEFGPLIPEFSESDELSYIEGARELGRRIHFTGHLSHEQLAPLFAAADISLAPSIFPEAFGLVSIEALAAGALPVATYQSGLRTPLDVVAGEFSEPVFRELAPGVELTRALAASVISILENNPTREMGFREKLHSIAERNFSWATVARGYIELCR
- a CDS encoding GyrI-like domain-containing protein, whose amino-acid sequence is MAKIDLVRELKELYRPSAKKPAIVDVPEMSFLMVDGSGAPESQGFQEACNALYGMAYTLKFMLKKDGRNDYKVMPLEGLWWMKGTREFDINARDSWQWRVMIALPDEVTSADVTRARAELREKKDPPALSELKFKKFAEGKAVQIMYIGPYSDEGPTIQALHGFAAESGFRLTGRHHEIYMGDPRRSAPEKLKTIIRQPVR
- a CDS encoding gamma-glutamyl-gamma-aminobutyrate hydrolase family protein (Members of this family of hydrolases with an active site Cys residue belong to MEROPS family C26.), which encodes MNKVLVIQHIGCEPLGLFALDTEGLAEFIYARPFEGEPVPHSLEGWDNLIILGGPMAVYEPEVNPYLEEELGLIRQAIREDFPMLGICLGSQLIAAASGAAVYPGSRREAGWGEVVLSEAARDDALFAGLSSPMPVFQLHGDTFDLPDGAVRLAANDLYANQAFRMGENIYGLQFHVEVTASLVEEWAVFYRDYIAGAGVSPGSLLEELVPRSESLRPISSQIITGFLGRSRTS
- a CDS encoding PAS domain S-box protein — encoded protein: MLQPQSNRLTLVEALEKLDVHDHLCLIYESREEQLAAVIPFMKIGLERGERCVYIADDNTVAAVMTAMRERGIDVDAAVDAGALSIITKREAYLKEGRFDPDWMIGFLKDAVAAAKADGFSALRATGEMTWVLGGEPGTERLIEYESRLNYFFPDNDCLAICQYDRNRFDPEIIANVIRTHPLVIYGTNICRNFYYIPPDEFLEADRQKGNVETERLLASLLDRERAEAALRDSELAYHTLAESLPGMVYRVFVRENNRMQFFNRAAKEITGYTAEELKEGDVCSIDPIIVEEDQKLVTVEVRYAVAENRPFSIEYRIRHRDGNIRNLIEQGSPVFGADGKPLYIDGIIFDVTERVKAEQALRQSEERLRLMTENAMDVIYRYRIMPEPGFEFVSPSATRITGYTPEEHYADPDLSRKIVHPDDLHLIDEIFSSPEKITAPLTIRWIRKDGRTIWTEQQNVPVFDPDGVLVAIDGIVRDITSRKHAEEAYWTLVDNSLQGLAIFQGMQLVFANRALAAITGYTVEELLAMSPIQLEKNIYPEDRKKVMRHMTDIYEGRDVEPDIKIRFVKNDGSIIWTDSMISLTEYQDKPALQAVYIDITRRKKSEEELVEAHRLLETIFDHTHMMVALLDAQLNFIRVNRAYAQADGKEPAFYTGKNHFDLFPNEENETIFRKVVETGEPFFTSEKPFQYEEHPERGVSYWDWSLVPIMDEAGTVTSLIFTLLDVTERVLSQEAIFRSEQKYHRLFEESKDGIIIVTSAGKIEDINPAGVEMLGYSSREELLALDSDRELFADRGDHNIYLQTLKQQGFVKNYELDLKRKDGTPLVVSITASVVRDNDGKVTSFRGIIRDLTAHRQLEQQLMQAQKMESIGRLAGGIAHDFNNFLTAIHGYIDLAAMDLPDGSPARENLVEAKASSDRAANLSRQLLLFSRRESLNLKPVDLKRVVYDLLKMLDRLIGEQYEIRTDLAADLRTISADTSHLEQVLMNLTVNARDAMPGGGIITIKARNVVVQPGFVKARPDMSPREFVQLSVTDSGVGMNAEVKSRIFEPFFSTKGIGKGTGLGLSVVYGIISQHGGWIDVDSTPGAGTEFDIYFPALDVTPIKEQPEEILIGEIAGSGERILLVEDDDDIRKMVVKSLADHGYLVFEAADAESAMDLYEREEGRFDLVFSDVVLPGHDGVWLVDQLKAQKPELEVLLASGYSEAMDQKLIVERGYRLMRKPYSLAEILTVIHGMVKK